One Frankia alni ACN14a DNA window includes the following coding sequences:
- a CDS encoding SigE family RNA polymerase sigma factor, whose amino-acid sequence MDEASYESFEDFVTASADRLMRTAFLLTGNRHAAEDLLQGALERTYRRWGRERIITPEAYVRRALVNAASRRWRSRQFREEPLDAAAERASADGEPDLALRDQVLRALQELPNRQRAVVVLRYYDDLPEAAVAEILGCSVGSVKSHASRALARLRLSQHLGDARIRSERGL is encoded by the coding sequence ATGGACGAGGCGTCCTACGAGTCGTTCGAGGATTTCGTCACCGCTTCGGCCGACCGTTTGATGAGGACGGCCTTTCTGTTGACCGGTAACCGCCACGCAGCCGAGGACCTGCTGCAGGGTGCTCTGGAACGCACCTACCGACGATGGGGCAGGGAACGGATCATCACGCCGGAGGCCTACGTCCGCCGTGCGCTGGTGAACGCGGCCTCACGCCGGTGGCGGTCGCGCCAGTTCCGCGAGGAACCGCTGGACGCGGCGGCCGAACGGGCCAGCGCGGACGGCGAACCGGACCTGGCGCTGCGGGACCAGGTGCTCCGGGCACTGCAGGAACTACCGAACCGGCAACGTGCCGTGGTCGTCCTGCGTTACTACGACGATCTGCCGGAAGCCGCGGTGGCCGAGATCCTCGGCTGCAGCGTCGGCTCGGTGAAGTCCCACGCGTCGCGGGCTTTGGCCCGGCTGCGTCTGAGTCAGCATCTGGGTGATGCCCGCATCCGAAGCGAGAGGGGGCTCTGA
- a CDS encoding DUF6912 family protein — translation MRIYLPSTLNAARSVWESGQVPAGTGFAVTPALREWYAQSESEEELEYAVLHDAARASLRLLDADPAAPRRRLVFVADLADGDVRVRDDLERGAVEVDFPVPWSAVGAIHVDDGDDDEVLDAVAEAADHIVEADLGGEDAAFTVDSVEGFELLWFAPQELPDLL, via the coding sequence GTGCGCATCTACCTGCCGTCCACGCTCAACGCCGCGCGATCGGTGTGGGAGTCCGGGCAGGTGCCGGCCGGGACGGGCTTTGCGGTCACGCCGGCGCTGCGAGAGTGGTACGCCCAGTCGGAATCCGAGGAGGAGCTGGAGTACGCGGTGCTGCACGACGCGGCACGCGCCAGCCTGCGCCTGCTCGACGCCGACCCGGCGGCCCCACGGCGGCGCCTGGTCTTCGTCGCGGACCTGGCCGACGGCGACGTCCGGGTCCGGGACGACCTTGAACGAGGCGCCGTCGAGGTCGACTTCCCGGTGCCCTGGTCGGCCGTGGGAGCGATCCACGTCGACGACGGCGACGACGACGAGGTCCTCGACGCGGTGGCCGAGGCGGCGGACCACATCGTCGAGGCCGACCTCGGCGGCGAGGACGCGGCCTTCACCGTCGACAGCGTCGAGGGCTTCGAACTGCTCTGGTTCGCTCCGCAGGAGCTGCCCGACCTGCTGTGA
- a CDS encoding CpaF family protein produces the protein MAVARGGWLDATSFVEDEVRELVRRRSLDPVRDPALVRQLVQEVLADYEERVLVSDLPPVVDRDVTARLVYDAVAGFGPLQRHLDDPTVEEVWINEPGRVFVARAGRSELTTTILTADQVQDLVERMLKSSGRRVDLSTPFVDAMLPDGSRLHVVIPDVTRVHWSINIRKFVLSAGSMDELVGLGTITSAAAAFLEAAVVSGLNIIVAGGTQAGKTTLLNCLGSAIPARERVISCEEVFELKLRAPDWVAMQTRQANLEGSGEIRLRRLVKEALRMRPDRLLVGEVRQEEALDLLIALNSGLPGMCSLHANSAREAVTKLCTLPLLAGENVSHAFVVPTVAASVDLVVHLEKDVSGRRRVTEIVALPGRAEGDIVEIAQIYRSRAEGLVRADGFPPHVDRFTRAGYDLPTLLAQGERDHPQRRPGGGWPEIAVER, from the coding sequence GTGGCGGTGGCACGTGGCGGTTGGTTGGACGCCACCTCGTTCGTGGAGGACGAGGTCCGGGAGCTCGTTCGGCGGCGTTCCCTGGATCCCGTGCGCGATCCGGCCCTGGTCCGCCAGCTCGTTCAGGAGGTGCTCGCCGACTATGAGGAACGCGTTCTCGTCAGCGACCTTCCGCCTGTCGTCGACCGGGATGTCACCGCCCGTCTGGTCTACGACGCGGTCGCCGGCTTCGGGCCGCTGCAGCGCCATCTCGACGACCCCACCGTCGAAGAGGTCTGGATCAACGAGCCGGGTCGGGTATTCGTCGCGCGGGCCGGTCGCAGTGAGCTGACGACGACCATTCTCACCGCCGACCAGGTGCAGGATCTGGTCGAACGGATGCTCAAATCGTCCGGCCGGCGGGTGGACCTGTCGACCCCCTTCGTCGACGCCATGCTCCCCGACGGTTCCCGTCTGCACGTGGTGATTCCCGACGTGACCCGGGTGCACTGGTCGATCAACATCCGCAAGTTCGTGCTGAGCGCGGGCAGCATGGACGAGCTGGTCGGGCTCGGCACGATCACCTCCGCGGCGGCGGCGTTCCTGGAGGCCGCCGTCGTCTCCGGGCTCAACATCATCGTCGCCGGTGGCACCCAGGCCGGGAAGACGACGCTGCTCAACTGCCTCGGTTCGGCGATTCCCGCCCGCGAGCGGGTGATCTCGTGCGAGGAGGTCTTCGAGCTGAAGCTGCGCGCCCCGGACTGGGTCGCGATGCAGACCCGGCAGGCCAACCTGGAGGGCAGCGGGGAGATCCGGCTGCGCCGGCTGGTCAAGGAGGCGCTGCGGATGCGCCCGGACCGCCTGCTGGTTGGCGAGGTCCGCCAGGAGGAGGCGCTGGATCTGCTCATCGCGCTGAACTCCGGCCTGCCCGGCATGTGCAGTCTGCACGCCAACTCGGCCCGCGAGGCGGTGACCAAGCTGTGCACGCTGCCGCTGCTCGCCGGGGAGAACGTCAGCCACGCCTTCGTCGTGCCGACCGTGGCCGCCAGCGTCGATCTCGTCGTCCACCTGGAGAAGGACGTCTCGGGTCGCCGGCGCGTCACCGAGATCGTCGCGCTGCCCGGCCGGGCCGAGGGCGACATCGTGGAGATCGCCCAGATCTACCGCTCCCGCGCCGAGGGCCTGGTCCGCGCCGACGGCTTCCCCCCGCACGTCGACCGTTTCACCCGAGCCGGCTACGACCTGCCCACCCTGCTTGCGCAGGGGGAACGTGACCATCCCCAGCGCCGGCCCGGTGGGGGCTGGCCCGAGATCGCCGTGGAGCGCTGA
- a CDS encoding TadE/TadG family type IV pilus assembly protein: MAARDGADPVEPDGEAAPGEASTAAGSSVPGEDAPPGDEGSAVVEFILVGTLLLFLFLGILQVGLILHIRNTLAADAAEGARHAANLGVPAADGGPYAQALIARTIPGRADTVCTGTDVEGPGGTPLVQVTCKVAVPLVLVPLGDGVTITVTGHAVKEQP, encoded by the coding sequence ATGGCCGCGCGAGACGGTGCAGACCCGGTCGAGCCCGACGGCGAGGCCGCGCCGGGCGAGGCCAGCACGGCGGCCGGCAGCTCCGTGCCCGGCGAAGACGCCCCGCCGGGCGACGAAGGGTCCGCCGTCGTCGAGTTCATCCTGGTGGGGACGTTGCTGCTGTTCCTGTTCCTAGGGATCCTGCAGGTCGGCCTGATCCTGCACATCCGCAACACGCTCGCGGCGGACGCGGCGGAGGGCGCCCGGCACGCGGCCAACCTCGGCGTCCCGGCCGCGGACGGTGGCCCGTACGCGCAGGCGCTGATCGCCCGGACGATTCCCGGCCGCGCCGACACCGTCTGCACCGGCACCGACGTCGAGGGTCCCGGCGGCACCCCACTCGTCCAGGTCACCTGCAAGGTCGCCGTCCCGCTCGTCCTCGTCCCGCTCGGCGACGGCGTGACGATCACCGTCACCGGCCACGCGGTCAAGGAGCAGCCATGA
- a CDS encoding RDD family protein: protein MGGTGYEAGLAADTTAIILFAFIGIEVLLLVRRDGQTLGRGLMGLRVIREDKRAAMLPRASAFTRMILMLLPTYTLLIIPVNAIVAACDDKRRALHDRAAGTSVVRAPKRGLKPALI from the coding sequence TTGGGTGGTACCGGATACGAGGCTGGGTTAGCCGCCGACACCACGGCGATCATTCTCTTCGCCTTCATTGGCATCGAGGTCCTGCTTCTTGTCCGGCGAGACGGCCAGACTCTGGGTAGGGGTCTCATGGGTCTTCGGGTGATCCGGGAGGACAAGCGCGCCGCCATGCTTCCGCGGGCGTCGGCGTTCACCCGGATGATCCTTATGCTGCTGCCGACCTACACCCTGCTGATCATCCCCGTGAACGCCATCGTCGCAGCCTGCGACGACAAGCGCCGTGCTCTCCACGACCGCGCCGCCGGCACCAGCGTTGTCCGGGCACCGAAGCGCGGGCTGAAGCCGGCGCTGATCTGA
- a CDS encoding aminoglycoside phosphotransferase family protein, with amino-acid sequence MFNAIGVGGIGKSRLLRELTDRAASQGRTASLDLQIHSMRQQEEALAVLRNELGSQGVPFDRFDIAYAVLWQRLHPHLRLNRSDLAFVDDSSILTDIVDAVAGLPVFGTARGLVRLLERGTSDVRRRMRLRRDPTLATLDDLPISELADAVTYLFAEDLRAASQDRPYVIVIDSHEALVPSPVRSGRTQLADAWLRDLVAQLDRGLVVIASREPLRWELTDPDWDGLIRVSDIGGLPMEARLELLDAGGIADPFQRRTIADASAGLPFYLNLAVDTHQQTGGRVSGDLVSQQEILARFLQHVAPEEIRSLEVLSPARIFDYGIFQLLASTFNLPAHRIAWESLTAYSFVYPANTALRFHQLMASALRERLSATTTADIHALLRGLWENRADLATGRDSGSLSARALREAAYHALQGHHAGGTAILDYADRAVRGGGHGAARGITDDLRTQLPHQPAGRDLPEALRCLDAEAAVRLGDAATVIALTPGPITTLAVDTVVGARLAVAAGNGRRIAGETSAALTIFTHVWDRATGSPRRTAGLWAADLHMAQGRFRDCETLAAELDESCPAEDAEFCGDVARLRHLAHRFAFDFDAAARFLDEAAARYAEAGSVLGAANIQTNRAELLAFTRPAEAIIEAGQAIEIQREIGAHHELGKAYTALAVGQLRCGQLDEAENSLRAACDALDGVGYRSGRARAEFYRAAVHARRGRLDEAVTALRWAVHELEAADVYPTIIVSAAHALAVLGVDDDRVTAAARRARAGIQPFGTHADLDARIRDFVTDLLDGYAWQPDELYRQAIGRPDAASGFYNHNIRMGTPTGDVIVRIPIPGSDIMDLMIWPEADVLRAIRGTVTHAPRLLYARTQPRYQIVEFLRGQLLDNAAPRGTRVPGHLLDDVVELFGQLGLVPREHLPSLATDWPEDRRTADFARRLSAVTAGVHSRFLPEFGDLYTRFGIPADALAPIEQRWATLHPRPFRLLHTDIHRKNIIVSDGRAHFLDWELALWGDPVYDLAVHLHKMSYQPDESIAVVTGWSTVVGGAAAEGWQPDLDTYLAHERVKSAIVDTVRYTKLIADGNLTPDSRNTFIDKLVGKLAAAHAVLGHHPGIDHATATIHIQQWIDRRR; translated from the coding sequence GTGTTCAATGCGATCGGTGTCGGCGGCATCGGCAAGTCGCGCCTGCTGCGTGAGTTGACCGACCGGGCCGCGAGCCAGGGCCGCACCGCCTCCCTCGACCTTCAGATTCACTCGATGCGCCAGCAGGAGGAGGCGCTGGCGGTGCTCCGTAACGAGCTGGGATCCCAGGGCGTTCCTTTCGACCGGTTCGACATCGCCTATGCCGTGCTCTGGCAGCGGCTCCACCCGCATCTCCGGCTGAACCGGTCGGACCTGGCCTTCGTCGACGACAGTTCGATCCTGACCGACATCGTCGACGCGGTGGCCGGGCTGCCGGTGTTCGGCACCGCCCGCGGACTGGTCAGGCTGCTGGAACGCGGCACGTCCGACGTGCGCCGCCGGATGCGTCTGCGCCGCGACCCGACACTCGCGACACTCGACGACCTGCCGATCAGCGAACTCGCCGACGCCGTCACCTACCTGTTCGCCGAGGACCTGCGGGCCGCCAGCCAGGACAGGCCGTACGTCATCGTCATCGACAGCCACGAGGCGCTGGTACCCAGCCCGGTGCGCTCGGGGCGGACCCAGCTCGCGGACGCGTGGCTGCGCGACCTCGTGGCGCAGCTCGACCGCGGCCTGGTCGTCATCGCCAGCCGAGAGCCCCTGCGCTGGGAGCTCACCGATCCCGACTGGGATGGCCTGATCCGGGTGAGCGACATCGGTGGGCTGCCGATGGAAGCCCGGCTGGAACTCCTCGACGCCGGCGGGATCGCGGATCCGTTCCAGCGCCGGACGATCGCCGACGCCAGCGCCGGGCTCCCCTTCTACCTGAATCTGGCCGTCGACACGCACCAGCAGACCGGCGGGCGGGTCAGCGGCGACCTGGTCTCCCAGCAGGAGATCCTGGCACGTTTCCTGCAACACGTCGCACCGGAGGAAATCCGGTCCCTGGAGGTTCTGAGCCCGGCGCGGATCTTCGACTACGGAATCTTCCAGCTCCTGGCCAGCACCTTCAACCTCCCCGCGCACCGGATCGCCTGGGAATCCCTGACGGCGTATTCCTTCGTCTATCCGGCGAACACCGCGCTGCGTTTCCACCAGCTCATGGCGTCCGCGCTGCGCGAGCGCCTGTCCGCCACCACCACCGCGGACATTCACGCGCTGCTGCGGGGGTTGTGGGAGAACCGCGCCGATCTGGCGACGGGCCGCGACAGCGGCAGCCTGTCCGCCCGAGCCCTGCGCGAGGCCGCCTACCACGCGCTGCAGGGTCACCACGCCGGCGGCACCGCGATCCTCGACTATGCGGACCGGGCCGTGCGCGGCGGCGGGCACGGTGCCGCCCGCGGCATCACCGACGACCTGCGCACCCAACTGCCCCATCAGCCCGCCGGCAGGGACCTTCCCGAGGCGTTGCGATGCCTCGACGCGGAGGCCGCGGTCCGCCTCGGCGACGCCGCCACTGTCATCGCCCTCACCCCCGGGCCCATCACCACGCTCGCCGTCGACACCGTCGTCGGAGCGCGGCTCGCCGTCGCCGCCGGGAACGGTCGACGCATCGCCGGTGAGACCAGCGCGGCGCTCACCATCTTCACCCATGTCTGGGACCGGGCCACCGGATCGCCGCGGCGGACCGCGGGCCTGTGGGCGGCCGACCTCCACATGGCGCAGGGCAGGTTCCGCGACTGCGAGACCCTCGCCGCCGAGCTCGACGAGTCCTGCCCGGCCGAGGACGCCGAGTTCTGCGGTGACGTGGCCCGGCTGAGACACCTCGCCCACCGGTTCGCCTTCGACTTCGACGCCGCCGCCCGCTTCCTCGACGAGGCCGCCGCCCGCTACGCCGAAGCCGGCAGCGTCCTGGGCGCGGCCAACATCCAGACCAACCGGGCCGAGCTCCTCGCCTTCACCCGACCTGCCGAGGCGATCATCGAGGCCGGGCAGGCCATCGAGATCCAACGGGAGATCGGCGCCCACCACGAACTCGGCAAGGCGTATACCGCCCTCGCCGTCGGGCAGCTGCGCTGCGGTCAGCTCGACGAGGCCGAGAACTCTCTTCGAGCCGCCTGCGACGCCCTGGACGGAGTCGGCTACCGGTCCGGACGGGCCCGCGCCGAGTTCTACCGGGCGGCCGTCCATGCCCGCCGCGGCCGGCTCGACGAGGCGGTCACCGCCCTGCGCTGGGCTGTCCACGAGCTGGAAGCGGCCGACGTCTACCCGACCATCATCGTCAGCGCGGCGCACGCCCTGGCAGTCCTCGGCGTCGACGACGACCGGGTGACCGCCGCCGCCCGGCGGGCACGGGCGGGTATCCAGCCGTTCGGCACCCACGCCGATCTCGACGCCCGCATCCGCGACTTCGTCACCGACCTCCTCGACGGGTACGCCTGGCAGCCCGACGAGCTGTACCGGCAGGCGATCGGCCGCCCCGACGCCGCGTCCGGCTTCTACAACCACAACATCCGGATGGGCACCCCCACCGGCGACGTGATCGTCCGCATCCCGATCCCCGGCAGCGACATCATGGATCTGATGATCTGGCCGGAGGCCGACGTGCTGCGGGCCATCCGCGGGACCGTCACCCACGCCCCCCGCCTGCTCTACGCCCGCACCCAGCCCCGCTACCAGATCGTCGAGTTCCTCCGCGGCCAGCTCCTCGACAACGCCGCCCCCCGCGGCACCCGTGTGCCCGGGCACCTCCTCGACGACGTCGTCGAACTGTTCGGCCAGCTTGGCCTCGTCCCGCGGGAGCACCTCCCGAGCCTTGCCACCGACTGGCCCGAAGACCGCCGGACCGCCGACTTCGCCCGCCGACTGTCCGCCGTCACCGCCGGCGTGCACTCCCGTTTCCTGCCCGAGTTCGGTGACCTGTACACCCGGTTCGGAATACCCGCCGACGCCCTCGCCCCCATCGAACAACGATGGGCGACCCTGCACCCCCGGCCCTTCCGGCTGCTACATACCGACATTCACCGCAAGAACATCATCGTCTCCGACGGGCGCGCCCACTTCCTCGACTGGGAACTCGCCCTCTGGGGTGACCCCGTCTACGACCTCGCCGTCCACCTTCACAAGATGAGCTACCAGCCCGACGAATCCATCGCCGTCGTCACCGGGTGGAGCACGGTCGTGGGCGGCGCCGCCGCCGAGGGATGGCAACCCGACCTCGACACCTACCTCGCCCACGAGCGGGTGAAATCCGCCATCGTCGACACCGTCCGCTACACCAAGCTCATCGCCGACGGAAACCTCACCCCCGACAGCCGCAACACCTTCATCGACAAACTCGTCGGCAAACTCGCCGCCGCCCACGCCGTCCTCGGCCACCACCCCGGCATCGACCACGCCACCGCCACCATCCATATCCAGCAATGGATCGACCGGCGCAGATAG
- a CDS encoding type II secretion system F family protein has protein sequence MTMVAAGALLGLLAGLGLVIVVYRSPRARRIQLADRIDPYLRDTPSPSRLLADRPRASSRPGLAAVEALVRPLLSDVAGRLDRFLGGRAALQRRLTQAGGRTSIEEFRVQQVICAVSGALVGAFLLALRALLGVGPPALVSVALVVAGAAGGVVGREYWLTRAIGEREDRMLLEFPTVAELLALAVTAGESAIGALERVSRLTHGELGRELRLALADARAGATLVQALEGIAARTALAPLTRFVDGMAVAIERGTPLADILRAQAMDVREAGKRQLLEAGGRKEIAMMIPVVFLVLPTTVIFAFYPALVSFTVIAQ, from the coding sequence ATGACGATGGTCGCCGCGGGGGCGCTGCTCGGCCTGCTCGCCGGGCTCGGTCTGGTCATCGTCGTCTACCGCTCGCCCCGGGCTCGGCGCATCCAGCTCGCCGACCGGATCGACCCCTACCTGCGCGACACGCCCAGCCCGTCCCGGCTGCTCGCCGACCGGCCGCGGGCGTCGTCCCGCCCGGGCCTCGCCGCCGTCGAGGCGCTCGTGCGGCCGTTGCTCTCCGACGTCGCCGGCCGCCTCGACCGCTTCCTCGGTGGTCGGGCGGCGTTGCAGCGCCGGCTGACCCAGGCGGGCGGGCGGACCAGCATCGAGGAGTTCCGGGTCCAGCAGGTGATCTGTGCGGTCAGCGGCGCGCTGGTCGGCGCGTTCCTGCTGGCGCTGCGGGCGCTGCTCGGCGTCGGCCCGCCGGCGCTGGTCAGCGTCGCCCTCGTCGTCGCCGGCGCGGCCGGTGGGGTGGTCGGCCGCGAGTACTGGCTGACCCGGGCGATCGGCGAGCGCGAGGACCGGATGCTGCTGGAGTTCCCCACGGTCGCCGAACTGCTGGCGCTGGCGGTCACCGCGGGGGAGTCCGCCATCGGCGCGTTGGAGCGGGTCAGCCGCCTCACCCACGGCGAGCTGGGCCGCGAGCTGCGCCTGGCCCTCGCCGACGCCCGCGCCGGCGCCACCCTCGTGCAGGCCCTGGAGGGCATCGCCGCCCGCACGGCGCTCGCGCCGCTGACCCGGTTCGTCGACGGCATGGCCGTCGCGATCGAACGCGGCACGCCGCTGGCCGACATCCTGCGCGCCCAGGCGATGGACGTCCGCGAGGCCGGCAAGCGCCAGCTGCTGGAGGCCGGCGGCCGCAAGGAGATCGCAATGATGATCCCGGTCGTCTTCCTTGTCCTGCCGACGACCGTGATCTTCGCCTTCTACCCCGCCCTGGTGAGCTTCACCGTGATCGCCCAGTGA
- a CDS encoding patatin-like phospholipase family protein encodes MTRRRAPRRGLVLGAGGVLGSAWMIGAMRAVETETGRDLGSSDLVVGTSAGSVVAALLSLGVGIDVMANSERGLYEVGDPVLDYRDLGASLPPRPRMRMGSPRLLTASALHPRHASPMVTLAAILPQGRGKISAVGDLVSAAMDRQGLDLAEWPAPPILRVVAMNFDTGHRVLFGSPDAPRVTLPEAVMASCAIPGWYAPIESGGQRFVDGGTRSPTSVDLLADAGLEEVLVLAPACSLASDRPRGAVAMVERQVRRAATRRLLREVELVEAAGTRVTVLSPGPEDLAVMGGNLMDLTRRAEVFETSLRTTRAALRASARSRPRPRPARAADAAVATGARATSADRAVAAAATTATSRARTGTRGGAGVEGGAGTGEGAGPPKGRLGLDLAG; translated from the coding sequence ATGACCAGAAGGCGGGCCCCGCGCAGGGGTTTGGTCCTCGGGGCGGGCGGAGTCCTCGGCTCCGCCTGGATGATCGGCGCCATGCGGGCCGTCGAGACCGAGACGGGCCGCGACCTGGGCAGTAGCGACCTGGTGGTCGGCACCTCGGCCGGCTCCGTCGTCGCGGCCCTGCTCAGCCTCGGCGTCGGCATCGACGTGATGGCCAACTCCGAACGCGGTCTCTACGAGGTGGGCGACCCCGTCCTCGACTACCGAGACCTCGGCGCCTCCCTGCCTCCGCGGCCCCGGATGCGGATGGGCTCGCCCCGGCTGCTCACGGCCAGCGCGCTGCACCCCCGGCACGCCTCACCGATGGTCACCCTCGCGGCGATCCTGCCGCAGGGCCGCGGGAAGATCTCCGCGGTGGGCGACCTGGTCTCCGCCGCGATGGACCGCCAGGGACTTGACCTCGCCGAATGGCCCGCCCCGCCGATCCTGCGGGTCGTCGCGATGAACTTCGACACCGGTCACCGGGTGCTGTTCGGCTCGCCCGACGCACCCCGGGTGACGTTGCCCGAGGCGGTCATGGCGTCCTGCGCGATCCCCGGCTGGTACGCCCCGATCGAGTCGGGCGGCCAGCGCTTCGTCGACGGCGGGACCCGCTCGCCCACGTCGGTCGACCTGCTCGCCGACGCCGGGCTCGAGGAGGTGCTCGTGCTCGCGCCGGCCTGCTCGTTGGCCAGCGACCGCCCCCGTGGCGCGGTGGCCATGGTCGAACGGCAGGTCCGGCGTGCCGCGACCCGCCGGTTGCTGCGGGAGGTCGAGCTGGTCGAGGCCGCGGGCACCCGGGTGACGGTGCTGTCTCCCGGACCGGAGGACCTCGCGGTGATGGGCGGCAACCTGATGGACCTGACCCGCCGCGCGGAGGTGTTCGAGACCAGCCTGCGAACCACGCGCGCGGCCCTGCGCGCGAGTGCCCGCTCGCGCCCCCGACCCCGGCCGGCCCGCGCCGCTGACGCCGCTGTCGCCACCGGTGCCCGCGCGACCTCCGCCGACCGTGCGGTCGCCGCCGCGGCCACCACTGCCACGTCCAGGGCCAGGACCGGCACCCGCGGCGGTGCCGGCGTCGAGGGGGGCGCCGGCACCGGCGAGGGCGCCGGTCCGCCGAAGGGCCGGCTCGGCCTGGACCTGGCCGGCTGA
- a CDS encoding PAS domain-containing protein, which yields MSGNRDFQPSDMFDKTAWKMFWRIVENCPVAVFATDAVGRHLFVNRPWSELTGLPRDEAVGWGWDRVVHPDDVATVGNHWRRLVTHGDGFAVQVRLVLPGGAARRAIIQTVATSAGDGRRRFVGTLTPAPIGAPTAGDAASRDIPDLDLPAHPDSHTHPQGQAGRPGADDAEHAGAPLASEEAALDFTAFDADFLDEQLLGHELFGREDVGAEEIGPEGILPGGPDRYGLFDGLGGYDPFDDAARAFRESADDPLRWTDAPAGPGDPESPDHVAGADRSADRSADPTSAPDGPVLGHPAGTGYPLAGPPPRWPEADDAVTRRWTVPLPRRPVPGEPTPGRSAPRETPEERSASYPRGALPPGAEWRAAVVLHRDEDGDLHPRPAHADGGHPAEGCGCLFAEMRRIEEACRDRERWLTTLLAELTTAVLIADRDGSVVAVNQMYCDLFDLADSPVDVVGTDCRRHLRPRAGLVDDPSGFAARLDTLLRRRRTLRREPVMFADGRVFERSHIALAAADGYRGHLWLYSDVTDRRILEAEIEGLISGL from the coding sequence ATGAGTGGAAACCGAGATTTCCAGCCTTCGGACATGTTCGACAAGACCGCTTGGAAAATGTTCTGGCGAATTGTCGAGAACTGCCCGGTGGCCGTATTCGCCACCGACGCGGTCGGCCGCCATCTCTTTGTGAACCGGCCGTGGTCCGAACTGACCGGGCTTCCCCGTGACGAGGCGGTCGGCTGGGGATGGGACCGGGTCGTCCATCCCGACGACGTCGCCACCGTGGGCAACCACTGGCGGCGCCTGGTCACGCATGGCGACGGATTCGCCGTACAGGTCCGGCTGGTGCTACCTGGCGGCGCGGCCCGGCGGGCGATCATCCAGACGGTGGCGACGTCCGCCGGCGACGGGCGGCGCCGCTTCGTCGGTACGCTCACGCCTGCCCCGATCGGCGCACCCACCGCCGGGGACGCCGCCAGCCGCGACATCCCCGACCTGGACCTCCCGGCACACCCCGACAGCCACACGCATCCGCAAGGCCAGGCCGGGCGCCCGGGCGCCGACGACGCCGAACACGCCGGCGCGCCCCTCGCGTCCGAGGAGGCGGCACTTGATTTCACCGCCTTCGACGCGGACTTCCTCGACGAGCAGCTGCTGGGTCACGAGCTGTTCGGCCGGGAGGATGTCGGAGCGGAGGAGATCGGACCGGAGGGCATCCTGCCGGGCGGGCCCGACCGATACGGGCTGTTCGACGGGCTGGGCGGCTACGACCCGTTCGACGACGCCGCCCGTGCCTTCCGCGAGTCCGCCGACGACCCGTTGCGCTGGACCGACGCGCCGGCAGGCCCCGGCGATCCGGAAAGTCCGGATCACGTCGCCGGAGCAGACCGGTCCGCGGACCGCTCGGCCGATCCCACGTCGGCCCCCGACGGCCCGGTGCTCGGACATCCCGCGGGAACCGGGTACCCCCTGGCCGGGCCCCCGCCGCGGTGGCCCGAAGCGGACGACGCCGTGACGAGGCGCTGGACGGTCCCGCTGCCCCGCCGGCCGGTCCCCGGGGAGCCCACGCCCGGCCGGTCGGCCCCCCGGGAGACCCCGGAGGAGCGATCCGCGAGCTACCCGCGCGGCGCGCTCCCCCCCGGCGCCGAGTGGCGCGCCGCGGTCGTCCTGCATCGCGACGAGGATGGCGACCTGCATCCGCGCCCCGCGCACGCCGACGGCGGCCACCCGGCCGAGGGGTGCGGCTGCCTGTTCGCCGAGATGCGCCGGATCGAGGAGGCCTGCCGCGACCGGGAGCGCTGGTTGACGACCCTGCTCGCCGAGCTCACGACCGCGGTCCTCATCGCCGATCGCGACGGCAGCGTCGTCGCCGTCAACCAGATGTACTGCGACCTGTTCGACCTGGCGGACTCGCCCGTCGACGTGGTCGGCACGGACTGCCGCCGGCATCTGCGGCCGCGGGCCGGGCTCGTCGACGACCCCTCCGGCTTCGCCGCCCGCCTGGACACCTTGCTGCGCCGGCGCCGGACACTGCGACGCGAGCCGGTCATGTTCGCCGACGGCCGGGTCTTCGAACGCAGCCACATCGCGCTGGCCGCGGCGGACGGCTACCGCGGCCACCTGTGGCTCTACAGCGACGTCACCGACCGCCGGATCCTCGAGGCCGAGATCGAGGGACTCATCTCCGGGCTGTGA
- a CDS encoding tautomerase family protein encodes MPFVDVKVIEGVFTPQQKQEMITKLTEVMVGIEGEAMRSVTHVVVEEVRSGDWGIGGRCMTAEDVQKLQVSGST; translated from the coding sequence ATGCCGTTCGTCGACGTGAAAGTGATCGAGGGCGTATTCACCCCACAGCAGAAGCAGGAGATGATCACCAAGTTGACCGAGGTCATGGTCGGCATCGAGGGCGAGGCGATGCGATCGGTGACCCATGTCGTCGTCGAGGAGGTCCGCAGCGGGGACTGGGGCATCGGAGGACGGTGCATGACCGCCGAGGACGTGCAGAAACTCCAGGTCAGCGGGAGCACCTGA